The sequence below is a genomic window from Sorangiineae bacterium MSr12523.
GATTCGCCTTCGATCCCAATTACGCCATCAATCGCACGGCGTATCTCTCCTACACGACGCATAGCGCTTCCAGCCCCGTGGACATGAAGTCGGTGGTCACGCGCATCAAGCGCAAGGAGAACGTGAACGAGCTGGATCGCTCGACGGAGCGCACGTTGGTGTCCCCGGAGGGCAAGCCGCTCGATTTCGATGCACCCGCGATCGAACACAAGAATTCGGCCATGGTGTTCGACAAACAGGGTTACCTCTACATCGGCTTTGGCGACGGCGGCGAAGAGAGCGGCGAGAAAGGTCAGGATACGAAGGGCTTCTTCTCCAAGATCCTTCGCATCAAGCCCACCGATACGGAGCAGTACCTCATTCCCGACGACAATCCGTGGGCTCACGATACGAACGGCGATCTCAAGGAAACGTGGGCCCATGGCTTTCGCAATCCGTGGCGATTCAGTTTCGATCGCGAAACGGGCGTGCTCTGGGCGGGCGACGTCGGCGACGATACGTACGAAGAGATCAACAAGATCGAGCCGGGGGGAAATTACGGGTGGCGCATCATGGAAGGTGCGCATTGTACCGGCAGATATCCTTGTCCCCAGCCGGGGTTGGTCGATCCGTATGCCGAATACAAACATGGCAATGGCGACCGCGGCATCATTGGCGGGTACGTGTACCGCGGAAAGAACATCCCATTCCTCGTGGGATCGTACGTCTTTGCCGATTTGTCGTCGGGCCGCATCATGCGGATGAACCTGCAGACGCGGGCCATCGAAGATTTGGCCATGGCCGGCTTCAACGTTTCGTCCCTCGCCGAAGGAGCGGACGGCGAGCTTTACGTCATCGATTATCTGCACGGGAAGCTTTTCCGAATCGACCCCGCGCCGGGGGGCTCGCAACCGTTTCCGCAATCATTGTCGGCGACGGGGTGTGTGAACCCATCGAATCCGAAGGAGCCGGCACCGGGGCTCATTCCTTTCGACGTCAATGCACCGCTCTGGTCCGATGGAGCGAGCAAAAAGCGTTGGTTCGCCGTTCCCGATGGTACGAAGATTACGGTGCAGCAAGACGGCGATTGGGACTTTCCCAATGGCACCGTGCTGATGAAGCAGTTCGGCTTGGGCGACAAGTTGGTCGAAACGCGGTTGTTCGTGCGGCACCAAGACGGGGAGTGGGCCGGCTATACCTACGAGTGGAACGACGCGCAGACGGACGCCACGTTGCTGCCGTCCCTCAAGACGAAGTCCGTTGGGGGGCAGGAGTGGACCATTCCGGGCCGCACGCATTGCATGCAGTGCCACACGGCGGCGGCGGGGCGCTCGTTGGGACTCGAGAATGGCCAGCTCAATGGCGACATGTTCTACCCGAGCACCCAGCGCACGGCGAACCAGCTTGCCACCCTCGAGCACATTGGCATGTTCACGGCGCCGCTGGGGCAGATGGCCTCACTTCCGCGCTACCCCCGTCCCGATGGCACCGAGAACATCGAACTTCGCGCCAGGTCCTATTTGCATATCAACTGCTCCCACTGCCATCGCCCCGAGGGCGGCGGCGTCGGCCCGATGGACTTCCGTTTTTCGCAAACCGCGGGCGCCGCAGGTTTCTGCAGGGCGGAGCCCTTCTCTGGGGACCTGGGCATCGGAGGCGCTTTGCTCTTCATCCCGGGCGACCTATCGAAGTCGATCATCTCGCTGCGCATGCACGCGACGGATCTGGGCATCCGCATGCCACCGTTGGCGACGCAGGTCGTCCACACGGAGGGCACGAAGCTCATCGACGGCTGGATCACGTCGATGAGCAAATGCCCGTGAAGAGCGCGGTCAAGGGGGGGAAGACACGCCGATGGACCGGCTGTACGTGGACGTCCCGAGGTACCTTTCGGGACGCGGCCCGGACGGATCCAGCACCGGGTCCGTATCCGGTGTGCGGCTCGCTGGTTTGTTGCACCATACGGAAATGAAGTAGCGCTCCCCACGTCCGAAGGGGACCCCCACGGCCGCAAGGTCGGGCATGACGATATGGGATTCCACCGTGGTGATGTACACGGTGGTGTCCTTGCGTGAGACGGCGACCTGGCACGTGCCTTGGCCGTTTGCCCACGCGATTTCGGAGCCCACATCGAAGTTCGTGGCATCCCTGGCCGGAAGAACCATCTTTGCGGGCGCCGGGACGTCGGCTTCAGGTACGGAGCCGTCCGCCGAAATGGGGACGATCATGCTCGAGTGGGCGCCGCCGAACGAGCCGGGCGCTCCGGTTTCATAAGCCGAATATTCGATGGCCCAGGAAGCTCCGGGCACCTCCGGGACGACGAATTGCGCAGGCATGGTGATACCCGGATACTGGGAATTGACCCTCCCGTAGCTTCCGCCGAAGCTAAGATACAAAAACGTCTCGTAGATGGTCGTGCCCGGTGCCGGTCGAGCGACACCCGTTACGGTCATCGTGCTCGGGACGGGCGAAAAGGTCGGTTGGAATACCGTCTGACCACCTCGTCGAAGCCGCATGGGGGCGAATGCGAGTCCGGTATAATGTGTAGGGGGGCCGCCTCGAATGGCCGGTCTCTCGTACTCGAGCGCGAAGAATTGGCCGGTGAGCTCGGGGGCCGGCGCCGGCCAAAAGACCGCCGGATAGCCGGGGCCGATGCCGAGGCTCTCCGTGCCAATATCATCGCGCACCGCGAACGAGATGATCTCCGGGGGCGAGGGGCTTGGGTTATAATCGATGCGTATTTGCGCCGGGTAGGAGTAGTCACTGGCCTCTCGAAGCCGAATCGTCGGCGCGCGCGTCGTCAGTCCAGAGTAAACGTCGCCCTGGCCATCGATGCCGCAATACACATCGTACTTCGGCGGGACGTTTCGCAAGATGAAGCGGCCCTTCGAGTCGCTCTTGGTGACGAATCCGCCGCTGGCGACCTTGACGCCGACGACCGGTCCGCCGGTGCGGCCTTGAACGATGCCCACGACATCGTTCGGACCGGGCGGGCTGGTATCGGGTGGATTGGGAGGGGGTGGAATGGGCGGCTCGGGTGGATGGGGCGGCGGCTCGGTATCCGGCGTGTGTTGGGGCGTGTCGACCGGCGTTTTGCCGGTTATCGCCGATCCTCCGTTCGAACTTGCATCGTCATGGCCGGTGCATCCCGCCACGAGAAGAGAAGCTCCGCCCATGAAGAGGGCCCATCGCGAGATGCTCAAGGAAGTCAAGGTGCGAATCATAAGATCCTCAGGGGGTCGAGACCGTGATGGTGCGGCTATACGAGAAGCTCCCGAGAGTGCGCCACGTCCAATCCAGCACGGGGTCGGCGTCCGGTGCGCGGTTCGTCTCGCGCGCGCACCACACGTTCACCTTGAAGACCTGGTGTGGCGCGAGAGGTACGCCGACGGCCGAAAGATCGGGCATCGAGACGCGAGATTCGAGCGTTGTCACCCGAATGGATTTCCAAGTGTCCGTGGAGGTCACCTCGACGGTGCAAGCGCCTTCGCCTCCTTCCCATCCGATCTCGGAGCCCACGCCGAAATCCGTAGCGCCGTCGGCTGGCAAAATGATCTTGGGGGCCGAGGGCAGGGTGACGTCCGGAATCGAGCCGTCTGCGCCAACCGGTACGGACATGCTCGAATTCGCTCCACCGTAGGACCCAGGAGCGCCCGTGTCGAACGCGGAATACCGAATGCCCCACGAGGCGCCGTCAATCTCGGGTACGACGAAGTTTGCCGGGATCGTGCGGACGGGGAAGCCCCCATGGAGGATGGAGTACTGCCCGCCGAATCGAACGAGCAAATTCGATTCGTAGATAGTCATCCCCGGCGCCGGTCGAGCCACCCCCGAGACGGTGCTCGTTTTCGAGATCGGTGAAAACGTGGGTTTGAACGTTGCCTCTTGGTTTGGTGACAGCTTGATTGGAGTCGATGCAACACCGAGATAGCGTGTGGGGGCGCTTCCGTCGGTCGTCTTCTCGTACTCCAATGACCAGAGCGTGCCTGCGAGAGGGGATATCGGACCTGCCCACCAGCTCCATCGGATCACGGTGTTGCGGTCTTGCCCATCTTCGATGACGCTGGTGTCCCCGCCATCTTGCACCTCGAAGGAGACGATCTTCGAGTCTGGTGCTAGCGCCCCGGAATAGTCGATATTCTTCGGTGCGCCATTGAACCAGCCGTTGTCCTCACTTTGGAGTGTCGGCCTTCGCGTCGACAATCCGCGATACGCTTGACCACGGCCATTGACGCCCAACTGAACGTCGTATCGGGCCGGTGCGTTTCGCAAAACGAAACGGCCCCACGCATCGGTCGTGGTGACGTTTCCACCGATGGCGATGGTGACGCCGCCCACCGGCCCGCCCATGCGGCCTTGCACGAGGCCCACGACATCGTCAGGCCCCGGAGGCGGCTCGATCGGCTGGGCATCGCTGTACGCGTAAGCTTTCGACGAGCTGCCGGGGGCCGGCGTCTCGCCCTTGGAGGCGGCGTCGTCGTGGGCGGAGCATCCCGCGACGGCGAGCATGGTCCCGCTCAGAAATAAGAAAGTCCAAGATGTGTGGGGCGAGCAAGTCATGGAGCGCTTCATGGCGTATTCACTCCGGTTCGTTTCATTGAGGGGTGGAAACGTAGATATTGCGGTTATACAAGTAGGTTCCGAGCTGGACGCTGTCATCCAACACGGGGTCGGCATCTGGGCTGCGATGGGATAGCTGCACGCAATCCAAAAATAGTCTGTATTTTTGCCCCCGTTCGAGCGGCAAACCCACGTCCGAAAGGTCCGGCATCGTGATGTGCGATTCGGTGGTGGTCAGTTGGATGTAGCTCCCAGTGGGCAGGTTGGATATGCGCACGGTGCAGGCGCCTTGGCCGCCCTGCCAGGCGATTTCGGAGCCAGGCCCGAAATCCGCAGCGCCATCCAGGGGCAAGGTGAACTTTGGAGGGGCCGGCAGATCGACCGGCGGGAGCGAACCATCCACGTCAATCGGTACGATCATCCCGGAATGCGCACCGCCGGCCGAATCGGGGAACCGTGTTTCATAGGAATAATAGCGAATCGCCCACGAGGCTCC
It includes:
- a CDS encoding PQQ-dependent sugar dehydrogenase, yielding MAILLVAAGATECSSSSSSSPPDAGGLPGPFGLDARPSNTTCLAPDRPANGIKLTRAFPELDFELPLAMVQAPNDASKWYVVEQGMDRGPAASIQVFENRPEVETKQDFIRFASNEVTTGLPSNEGGLLGFAFDPNYAINRTAYLSYTTHSASSPVDMKSVVTRIKRKENVNELDRSTERTLVSPEGKPLDFDAPAIEHKNSAMVFDKQGYLYIGFGDGGEESGEKGQDTKGFFSKILRIKPTDTEQYLIPDDNPWAHDTNGDLKETWAHGFRNPWRFSFDRETGVLWAGDVGDDTYEEINKIEPGGNYGWRIMEGAHCTGRYPCPQPGLVDPYAEYKHGNGDRGIIGGYVYRGKNIPFLVGSYVFADLSSGRIMRMNLQTRAIEDLAMAGFNVSSLAEGADGELYVIDYLHGKLFRIDPAPGGSQPFPQSLSATGCVNPSNPKEPAPGLIPFDVNAPLWSDGASKKRWFAVPDGTKITVQQDGDWDFPNGTVLMKQFGLGDKLVETRLFVRHQDGEWAGYTYEWNDAQTDATLLPSLKTKSVGGQEWTIPGRTHCMQCHTAAAGRSLGLENGQLNGDMFYPSTQRTANQLATLEHIGMFTAPLGQMASLPRYPRPDGTENIELRARSYLHINCSHCHRPEGGGVGPMDFRFSQTAGAAGFCRAEPFSGDLGIGGALLFIPGDLSKSIISLRMHATDLGIRMPPLATQVVHTEGTKLIDGWITSMSKCP
- a CDS encoding carboxypeptidase-like regulatory domain-containing protein, which encodes MSISRWALFMGGASLLVAGCTGHDDASSNGGSAITGKTPVDTPQHTPDTEPPPHPPEPPIPPPPNPPDTSPPGPNDVVGIVQGRTGGPVVGVKVASGGFVTKSDSKGRFILRNVPPKYDVYCGIDGQGDVYSGLTTRAPTIRLREASDYSYPAQIRIDYNPSPSPPEIISFAVRDDIGTESLGIGPGYPAVFWPAPAPELTGQFFALEYERPAIRGGPPTHYTGLAFAPMRLRRGGQTVFQPTFSPVPSTMTVTGVARPAPGTTIYETFLYLSFGGSYGRVNSQYPGITMPAQFVVPEVPGASWAIEYSAYETGAPGSFGGAHSSMIVPISADGSVPEADVPAPAKMVLPARDATNFDVGSEIAWANGQGTCQVAVSRKDTTVYITTVESHIVMPDLAAVGVPFGRGERYFISVWCNKPASRTPDTDPVLDPSGPRPERYLGTSTYSRSIGVSSPP